The following is a genomic window from Theobroma cacao cultivar B97-61/B2 chromosome 10, Criollo_cocoa_genome_V2, whole genome shotgun sequence.
CTACTCACCAGAGTAGACATTGTACAACCCTCGATTGTTCTCACATGCTCTTTGGTTCACCCACCCATAGAGAACATCATTACAAGCTGCATCATCCCCATTTATCCTTTTCAGATTCTGGATTTTTCAACCAAGAGATCCAGCAAAGCCTGCAGGTTGGTGTTAGTTCCAGCAATTCAAATGAGTGAAATGAGTACTATACAGACGAACCAATGTAAGTCACAATCAATCGCATACCCAACCTAAACCAGCCGGTGCTGACGCAAACCCTTCCCGAAATGAGGTTGCATTAAACGAACATACAAGCCATTTTTCGCTACCAAAGAATCATGTGTCCCTTCCTCAACTATTCGACCACCATTAAGTACTACAATGTTGTCAACATGCCTCATCATTGCAGCTCTATGGGCTATCAAAATGGTTGTTTTGTTCCCCATTATCAGTGTATCAAGTGCCTCCTGCACCACTCGACTTGACTCAGATTCAATGGACGAGCTAGCTTCATCCAATAACAAGATGGGAGCATTCTTCAGCACCACTCGAGCAATAGCAATTCTTTGTTTCTGTCCCGGGGTCAAATCCACACCCCTCATACCTACATGCGTGTCATAACCATGGGGCAAGCTGCTAATAAAATGGTGAGCATTAGCTATTCTTGCAGCCTCTTTGATCTCAGCTTCTCTAGCATTGTGCCTTGCATATATAATGTTTTCCCTGATAGTTGTTGAGAAAATAATGGGTTCCTGTTGAACAAGACCTAAGTGGTTCCTCAACCACCTCAAATTGTAAAGTTTCAAATCCCTCCCATCAAGTAGAACCTGACCTGCAACTGGATCATAGAATCTCTCAATCAGAGATATTATGGTACTCTTCCCAGATCCTGAAACTCCAACAACAGCTACAGTTTGTCCCCCATTGACTTTAAGACTAAAATTGCTCAACACCAACATTTCTGGGCGAGTAGGATAGCAGAAATCAACATTTTTCAACTCAATGCTTCCATAGACATTAGGTGGCTTCAATGCTGAGTTATCATCTGGCTCAATTTTAGGGACTCGGTCAATAATTTCAAACACTGAAGTGAGTGATTTCCGCCTTTTAAGTATGTATGGAGCCAATCCAAATGGCTCCACCAGTGCAAAAGTTGCAAAAGAGAAAACCATGTACTCCTTGACAGCTGTAGGCAGATCCATATAGCCCTTTTTGACAGAAAGTGCAGTGCACCAAAGTAGAAGAGCATTGCAggcaaaaagaagaaactgtGAAAAGCCAAATGCAAACCCTATTGCCATTCCATGAAAGAAACTCtgtttcaatattttcttcAGCTGCAGACAGTAGAGCTCCATGACCTTAGTACCAGCACAAAATGCTACTACAGTGTAAATGTTTCTCACCGCATCCTCAAGGACCAATGATGCCTTCCTATGCATCTCTTggattcccctagaaaatccAGCAAGCCATAGTTTCTGCAACATTTAAGTCGGCAACTATTTAGAAATTTAGACGAGGACAATCTTCCAACCAAATTCAATAAGCAAGcaaaaatatagaaaagaaaaagaagcataGACGATACATGGAATTGAGAATAATTATCTAGAAAGCAGAACTTTCCAGAAACTCCATGCTTCCAATGTTGAAAAGAACACCAAATAGATAGACCAAATTTATCATCAAAAAACAAGTAGGGATATGCAAACCTGCGCAATAGCAGAGACAGTTAGAACTGGCAGAGTTGCGAATGCCACAAGTGCCAACCGCCAGTGTAGCAACATCCCAATTAGTATTGCAACAATAACAGCAGCACTATCCTGTATAAATATTGAAAGGCGGTTGCTAAAAGCAGCCCGTACAAATGTAGCATCATTTGCCAATCGCATGGACAAGGTGTCAGCAGTATTCTCTTCTTCATCAAACCATCCAACTTCATTGCGCAGCATTGCTGTAACAAGATAGTCAAAACAGAGTTCAGCATATGCATGCAATTCATCATTCAAGTAAATTTGCAATATTAATTTGAAGATTCAGATACCTGAAAACATCATTCTGCGAACCCGTTCAGTCATCTTTTCCCCCATGATGCCAAAGTAGAAGTGTTGCAAAAAGTTGGCAACAACAGTCACTATACCCATACAGGCAATTATCAAACACCACTTGTCTACTTCATCTCGTAAGTGATTGCGTTCCTCATGCCTATAATAAGCCGTTACAATTAAAGCAATAACATAAGCAAGAAGTGGATTGAAAGAGCCAAAGATTGCAGCACCAATGCTTCCCAACACAGCATAGAGCCACTCTGCAAAACTAAGCTGTGCCAACCTCCAAAAAGATGGAGCTTCCCTATGATGCGCATCCTTTGCTTCCTTAACTTTCACTGGGATGTCATCAGAGTGACTGTGAGGCCGACTAAAAGTCTGAGAATGGGAACGTTCATTTTTAGGATCAGAAGTCAGAAGGGGTGATACGGGGGATTCTGGGTCTGAACCGTTTGATTTCTGCCGTTGGGTAGATAGAACATCAAGTTTGGGCAACTCTGGTAGtctcatttcaaaactatcCTGCCTCCTAATTGATGGTTCCTTATCACCAGCATCCGCAGCCAAACCATTTTCCAGCATTTTCTCTGGTGGCGGACTATGAGCTTTAGGTGATTCTTGTGAGTTAAAAGCACCATCTTGGGGCCGAAATACACCAGGAACTCTTTGGAGAGATGGTGATTTGATCAACTTTGGAGATGAAGATTCTTGGAAGCTGTGAACTGATGAAGAATCCTTTTCAATTTGGAAAGTCGAAGTCTCCTTGTAGTTCCTAACTGGCATcctgaaagaaaataaacaaccATAAACCAGAATtcagaatttaaaaataaaggagctttttttttttttccaatctAAACGAAGAAATACCACTGGCAAGAAACAGACTTTCAAATATAGTATTCCAGCCTTAGTAAAAGCATCTATAGCTCTAATTACCTCCTAGGAAGTTTTGCGGCCTCTTCACATTTAAGCAGCTCTGCATACAAGCCATCAAGGGCTAGCAACTCATCATGTGTACCCATTTCAACCAGCTGACCCTCCTCCATCACAGCTATATAATCAGCATTTCTTATGAGACTAAGCCGTCGAGCTATTATTATAGTTGAGCGTCCCAACATGAGGAGATCTAGAGCTTCCTGAACAGATCTTTCAGCTTCAAAATCAAGTCCACCGGTAACCTCATCAAGCAGAAGGATTGTTGGGTTCAAAAGTACTGCTCTAGCAATAGAAAGTTTGATTTTCTGTTCTTCTGTCAATGCTAAGCCAGCCCTCCCCACCTGAAATTCACAGTAATtgatttcaacaaaaaatggCCACAAGAGAGAAATAATCAAGATGATAAAGGCAAAACTAATATCTCATGTTTCCATATTTCACCTGTGTCTCATATCCTCTCTCAAGTGAGCTAATAAATGTATGTGCATGTGCTATTTTTGCTGCTTCTTCAATTTGATCAAATGTAGCATGTCGCCCATAAgcaatattatcttttatgCTCAAACTTAGTAAGGCAGGTTCCTGAGTAACAAGTCCTATTTGGCTTCTCAGCCACTCCAGCTTTAGGTTTTTAATATTCTCTGCGTCAAGAAGAACTTCCCCTGCatcacaaaaaataaaatcatttaaataatgaaaGGTTGACAGATCACCAATGATTTCAGAACTGTAAATAGCATATCAGTGAACTCTGATACATAAAATTGTATGACCATAGTACCTAATGTAGGATCATAAAACCGCTCCATGAGTGGGATAATACTGCTTTTCCCAGAGCCATTTCTGCCAACAAGTGCCACAGCCTTTTTAGCAGGTACAGTGAGGTAAAATCCACTCAATATAGGGATTTCAGGTCGAGACAGATAACTAAAATATACATTCCGAAATTCGATATTTCCTTGAACGGATGGTAAATTGTTTCCCTCCTGATTAGAACCAGAGGATGACCGGCTAATCATCTCAAAAAGTCTATAAGCAGCAATTCGTCCTTGGTCAAAGGAATAAAAATTGGTTGCTGCTTGGTTCAGCCCActgcaaaacaaagaaaagatcaATAAGACAGTAGAGATTAAAAAGAGCAGAAAGAAAGGGACAAAGTGATGCTTACAGGCCACTTAAAATGACAGCAAATAGAGCTGTTATGATTTCACCACCATCAGCTTTGTCATTTGTGACCAGGAACCTTCCAACCCAAAGCTGTAAGGCACAAGAACATATTGCAAGCCCATAAGTAAATCCCAGCCCAAGCCCTTGCACAAGGCTAATCAATATACCATATCTCAAAGTTGCTTGTAATGAGGTTGCATAAGAATATTTGGCCAAAGTTTCATTTGTAAATGCATATAAGGTCCTAATGTAAGAGACTGCCTGCAAAAAAAGAGAACTATATGTATATTAGCATCACTTCCACGCTGTGCTTCACCACACAGAAGGCTGATTCAATGCAGAAAGCTAAGTTCAACTAAGAACTCATGTCATCAATTCAACAAATTCGACACTATAGAACCAGGAGAGGCATATTATGTACTATGCATGGATGATTAAGAAAATATCTAGCGTGTGTTTGCCCTAGCTTTCAAAGCAGCTTCTTTACTCCAGAAAGCAGAAGCTGGGTTCTAACagttgtgtgtgtgtgtgtgtgtgaatgaGCTTTTGAGGGCTAAAAGCTGAAGCTCCAAAGTTGGAGCTTCTGACAAGAACCTCTAGCAAAAAGCTTATTAACGAGtttaatagaaattttaaataaacaaaagatattcttgttatttaaaatcatttcaatttGACAACACTTTTTTGAAAGCTCCACTTCGACAGCACTTTTTCCCACAACTCTAGCCTGGCCAAACAGGCCCCTAAtaaaaagcatctaaagctcCCTACATATTTTCATTAAGTAAGCATTGGCAGGTAACTTTACCATCACTTTTGTTTCTAAGAACTCGTGTCATCAATTCAACAAATTCAACACTACTAAACCAGGAGGGCATATTATGTACCATACATGGATGAGTAAGAAAATATCTAGAGTATGTTTGCCCTAGCTTTCAGAGCAGCTTCTTTAATCCAGAAAGCAGAGGCTGGGTTCTAACagttgtgtgtgtgtgtgtgtgtgcgtgAATGTTAATAACTGCACTCTTAAACCAACATATAACATTGGACAAGTCATTCTAAAAGAACATTAAGCAAGTAGCCAATTTACATCCCTTTCATCAACCAATACCACAGATATAAAATCACTTGTGATCAATATTAACAAATATAAGTGTGGTTGAAAGGGTGAGGAGAGGAGAAAAGATTGGaaaaaggagaagagaaaaacCTGTTCAGCAATACTAGCTGCCTCGGCATAAGCATCTTGAATGTTCTCAGCAAGCCTATGAAGAAATATATTGGATATGCCTCCAGCAGCAACAATGAATGGACCAGTGGCTAGAGTTATGAGGGCAATTTCCCAACAGTTGACAAAACCAATAATTAGACCACTGAAAAACGTAGCCATGTTATGAATGTAATTCCCAACCTatcatcaaacaaaaattagGATTAGAGCAGACATCTGTAAGAAAACCCCACCAAAAAATAAGTTATTTATTAGAAAATCAGAGAAACCCACATGTGAAGCAACATGTGACTCAACGTACTTTTTCACTAAGAGCAGACTGGATGAGCAATACATCACTCAATACTTGGCTCACAATGTCTCCATTATTCCCATAAGTATCAAAAAAGCTCATATCTTGGTTCAATAATACTTGAACATATCTTGACCTGATGACAGCAGTCTGCCTCTCTCCCGTCAGAATCCAGCATGAGACCTCTATTACACAGAACAAGTCAGTGACAAATGCAAGAAAAGATGCATCAATCAGAAGAAAACAGAAATGAAACAACAACTGATTTTGACATAAATCAACTTACCAATCCAGCCAGCAGCAAAAACACCCACAGCAATATAAACAATGGTTGAAGCAAGCTGTAAAATAAGAATGAAACAGTTGGTTATACATGCAAATACGAAAAAACAGAGTTTCTCAAGGAAACTACAAATGATATTTGCTTACAGCAACCAAAAAGGAGACAAATGATGTTAGATACAAACTCAAGCCTCAAAAGTGCTTTTGCTTAGCCCGAAATAATTTGCACATTATATTACAAATTAACACCTTTAAAAATAAAGGCAATCCAGTGTTAAAACACAGCAGATAAAGAGTATCTATATCTTCATAGTAATGATTAAATACAAAATAGTATTTACTAACAAGCAGAGAATACTTACATCTTACTTTACACGCATGCATGAGGAGATGtgaatgagagagagaaagagagagagtgggTAATTAACTTGACGTGCTCTGAGTATCTAACTTGTACTACAACCAAAATGTGgctatttgattcaaaattaactaagtcatctcattaaaaattcctttttttttctgaaaagtGAATTTTATTGATCGCAGCTAGATGCCATAGCAAGTCTAGCACCTAGATTGATGGAAGACTCCTCTTGGCATAAGAAGATAGCTTTAAGATGAGTTAACCCCTGTACAATTTACAAAAGAAGCTGCTCAAGAAAAACTTTTTGCagcaaagacaaaaaaaaaagccccTGTCCACATAAAGACAAATGGCCAGGTAAGGATCCTAACTAGTAACAAAACATCCTGAATTTTTGACAACTAGAACTCTTAAGTAGGTTTACTACCCACCTTATTCCCCTCCTTCCTTTTACTTTCCAACAATGTGCAAGTCTGTTAAATAGCCTAAGACAATTGCATCCTTCACTTAGGAATAATATGCacatctttaattttaatgatgTCTTGCATCTAGAATGTGAAAGAAAGACCCTATCCCCAACCTAGAGGGAAGCAAATGTAGTTAAAAGACATTAGTTAAGTACCACCCACCCAAGATATCAAAACAGAAACATCCTACTATGACATTTTAGATTCCATATAGGAAATATCCATTAATCTCAAATAACAAAGATTTCCAAAATATCATGCTTTTTTACACAACCAAAATTTCCTAAGACTTTGCTTCAAAGCAATATCTCAGCCACAAACtcctaatgcttgatatgaaaATACCGACCTCAGCCACATGTCAAATTAGGGTTCATTAACATCGTTAACTCAATCCTCTACCAATACCATTTCATAACTAAATAAACCAAGCTGAAAAGCTAAACCTAATAAAGCAGCTCACTTCATTGTATTGCCacctaaaataaaaacaagtaaaTTCTCTCAGAGCAGAGGTTAATGCTATTACTTAACTCTCACCTTTTAATcctaaaatcataaaaaattacacCCAAAAAATCTTCTTATTGCCAGTTACAAACCCCAGAAACCTAAAAACCACAACTTTATGTACTTTCCCATTTCCAATAATCAAACTATTATCCaaacatacaaaaaaaaaaagaaaagaagaagaagaagaaatcaaTGGAATTAGTTCAATTCAGAATTAAACTCTCTAAACTTAAGCATTAACTAACtgccaaaattttgaaattaagctTCAAAAGAACTCCTTAAAAACTATAAAATCCAAATATTAGTGttctaaaaaattacaataacCGTAACGTTAGCAATTCACTTCATTGATCTAAATTACCAACTAAGAAACTAAACTAAACCTTTAAAATCCCAAAATTTAAGGTTTTTACTTCCTTAACAGAAAAACACTAACCTCTTTAAACCTCTCAAACGGCACCTCCATTCCACCTTGGCCTTGTTCTGGCGGCCCAATTCCAAGAACATGAACAATCTTCGCAAAATAATGCAAGTAAACAACGAGAGCGGTCCCATGAGCAGCAGCAGCAAGCGATCCGACGATCATGAGAGCCCAATCAAGCCGGTCGGCACAGGCGAAGAGTCTGGAGAACGGGACGGCAGCAGGAGGCGGCTCAATCTCTTCCGCCTCCTCCATCTCTTCCTCCGCCTCCACCTGCGCCGCCgcagcagcagcagctgcTTCCGCAGTCGTATCCAAGTACGGCGACGGAGATTCCGGTGGCTCCGAAACCTCCGAGACCGGCGTCAACGGCTGTATGTGTGGTGGTGACCACCCAAATAAGCCTCTCGATATCATCATCCTGAAAGTAAACCCAAATCCAAACCCAAACGCAAACcctaactctctctctctctctctctaaatttagCAGAAATTTTAAGCGGATCTGCTAAATTCAGACAGGaaaaaaaaccccaaaaaaaatCAGATTTCCCCTTTCCCTTGTTGGTTAAAGGTTTGggatttttattaaatttgggtttttttttttttttctgtttaagTGAAAATGGAAGTTAAGGAGAGACCAGGTCAAAGAAGGCGGAGGAGACAGAAGAAAAAGGTTGGAACATTGAAGTCACCCATAGTTACATGAAGCAActataacaaaaaaatcaaaaaagaaaaaagaaaaacttttagaTGATtctatattttgtttttgttaacGGTCAAGTGCCGGCAACAAGAGAATATTCATTTT
Proteins encoded in this region:
- the LOC18586192 gene encoding ABC transporter B family member 20 isoform X1, with amino-acid sequence MMISRGLFGWSPPHIQPLTPVSEVSEPPESPSPYLDTTAEAAAAAAAAQVEAEEEMEEAEEIEPPPAAVPFSRLFACADRLDWALMIVGSLAAAAHGTALVVYLHYFAKIVHVLGIGPPEQGQGGMEVPFERFKELASTIVYIAVGVFAAGWIEVSCWILTGERQTAVIRSRYVQVLLNQDMSFFDTYGNNGDIVSQVLSDVLLIQSALSEKVGNYIHNMATFFSGLIIGFVNCWEIALITLATGPFIVAAGGISNIFLHRLAENIQDAYAEAASIAEQAVSYIRTLYAFTNETLAKYSYATSLQATLRYGILISLVQGLGLGFTYGLAICSCALQLWVGRFLVTNDKADGGEIITALFAVILSGLGLNQAATNFYSFDQGRIAAYRLFEMISRSSSGSNQEGNNLPSVQGNIEFRNVYFSYLSRPEIPILSGFYLTVPAKKAVALVGRNGSGKSSIIPLMERFYDPTLGEVLLDAENIKNLKLEWLRSQIGLVTQEPALLSLSIKDNIAYGRHATFDQIEEAAKIAHAHTFISSLERGYETQVGRAGLALTEEQKIKLSIARAVLLNPTILLLDEVTGGLDFEAERSVQEALDLLMLGRSTIIIARRLSLIRNADYIAVMEEGQLVEMGTHDELLALDGLYAELLKCEEAAKLPRRMPVRNYKETSTFQIEKDSSSVHSFQESSSPKLIKSPSLQRVPGVFRPQDGAFNSQESPKAHSPPPEKMLENGLAADAGDKEPSIRRQDSFEMRLPELPKLDVLSTQRQKSNGSDPESPVSPLLTSDPKNERSHSQTFSRPHSHSDDIPVKVKEAKDAHHREAPSFWRLAQLSFAEWLYAVLGSIGAAIFGSFNPLLAYVIALIVTAYYRHEERNHLRDEVDKWCLIIACMGIVTVVANFLQHFYFGIMGEKMTERVRRMMFSAMLRNEVGWFDEEENTADTLSMRLANDATFVRAAFSNRLSIFIQDSAAVIVAILIGMLLHWRLALVAFATLPVLTVSAIAQKLWLAGFSRGIQEMHRKASLVLEDAVRNIYTVVAFCAGTKVMELYCLQLKKILKQSFFHGMAIGFAFGFSQFLLFACNALLLWCTALSVKKGYMDLPTAVKEYMVFSFATFALVEPFGLAPYILKRRKSLTSVFEIIDRVPKIEPDDNSALKPPNVYGSIELKNVDFCYPTRPEMLVLSNFSLKVNGGQTVAVVGVSGSGKSTIISLIERFYDPVAGQVLLDGRDLKLYNLRWLRNHLGLVQQEPIIFSTTIRENIIYARHNAREAEIKEAARIANAHHFISSLPHGYDTHVGMRGVDLTPGQKQRIAIARVVLKNAPILLLDEASSSIESESSRVVQEALDTLIMGNKTTILIAHRAAMMRHVDNIVVLNGGRIVEEGTHDSLVAKNGLYVRLMQPHFGKGLRQHRLV
- the LOC18586192 gene encoding ABC transporter B family member 20 isoform X2; translated protein: MYCSSSLLLVKKYVESHVASHVGNYIHNMATFFSGLIIGFVNCWEIALITLATGPFIVAAGGISNIFLHRLAENIQDAYAEAASIAEQAVSYIRTLYAFTNETLAKYSYATSLQATLRYGILISLVQGLGLGFTYGLAICSCALQLWVGRFLVTNDKADGGEIITALFAVILSGLGLNQAATNFYSFDQGRIAAYRLFEMISRSSSGSNQEGNNLPSVQGNIEFRNVYFSYLSRPEIPILSGFYLTVPAKKAVALVGRNGSGKSSIIPLMERFYDPTLGEVLLDAENIKNLKLEWLRSQIGLVTQEPALLSLSIKDNIAYGRHATFDQIEEAAKIAHAHTFISSLERGYETQVGRAGLALTEEQKIKLSIARAVLLNPTILLLDEVTGGLDFEAERSVQEALDLLMLGRSTIIIARRLSLIRNADYIAVMEEGQLVEMGTHDELLALDGLYAELLKCEEAAKLPRRMPVRNYKETSTFQIEKDSSSVHSFQESSSPKLIKSPSLQRVPGVFRPQDGAFNSQESPKAHSPPPEKMLENGLAADAGDKEPSIRRQDSFEMRLPELPKLDVLSTQRQKSNGSDPESPVSPLLTSDPKNERSHSQTFSRPHSHSDDIPVKVKEAKDAHHREAPSFWRLAQLSFAEWLYAVLGSIGAAIFGSFNPLLAYVIALIVTAYYRHEERNHLRDEVDKWCLIIACMGIVTVVANFLQHFYFGIMGEKMTERVRRMMFSAMLRNEVGWFDEEENTADTLSMRLANDATFVRAAFSNRLSIFIQDSAAVIVAILIGMLLHWRLALVAFATLPVLTVSAIAQKLWLAGFSRGIQEMHRKASLVLEDAVRNIYTVVAFCAGTKVMELYCLQLKKILKQSFFHGMAIGFAFGFSQFLLFACNALLLWCTALSVKKGYMDLPTAVKEYMVFSFATFALVEPFGLAPYILKRRKSLTSVFEIIDRVPKIEPDDNSALKPPNVYGSIELKNVDFCYPTRPEMLVLSNFSLKVNGGQTVAVVGVSGSGKSTIISLIERFYDPVAGQVLLDGRDLKLYNLRWLRNHLGLVQQEPIIFSTTIRENIIYARHNAREAEIKEAARIANAHHFISSLPHGYDTHVGMRGVDLTPGQKQRIAIARVVLKNAPILLLDEASSSIESESSRVVQEALDTLIMGNKTTILIAHRAAMMRHVDNIVVLNGGRIVEEGTHDSLVAKNGLYVRLMQPHFGKGLRQHRLV